In Rhodothermus marinus DSM 4252, a single genomic region encodes these proteins:
- the tenA gene encoding thiaminase II, with protein sequence MPDEIKLPEFPLAPPSSLFARLRQAVAADWLAYTQHPFVQQLGEGTLPEAAFRHYLVQDYRFLVHFARAWALALVKADTLEDMRHAADTISALLHDEMKLHVRYCARWGLSEAELEDAPEARANLAYTRYVLERGFSGDVLDLQVALAPCIVGYAEIGRALHAQFAETLPQNPYRDWIETYAGEAYQQVARNAILQLDRLAARRLTEARFPELVETFRQATRLEVAFWDMGLTQSF encoded by the coding sequence ATGCCCGACGAAATCAAACTGCCCGAGTTTCCGCTGGCGCCGCCCTCGAGTCTGTTTGCCCGGTTGCGCCAGGCCGTGGCCGCAGACTGGCTGGCCTACACGCAACATCCTTTCGTGCAGCAACTGGGCGAAGGGACGCTGCCCGAAGCGGCCTTCCGGCACTATCTGGTACAGGACTATCGGTTCCTCGTTCACTTTGCGCGGGCCTGGGCGCTGGCGCTTGTCAAGGCCGACACGCTCGAAGACATGCGCCACGCGGCCGATACGATCTCGGCGCTGCTGCACGACGAGATGAAGCTGCACGTGCGCTACTGCGCCCGCTGGGGCCTGAGCGAGGCCGAGCTGGAAGACGCGCCCGAGGCGCGGGCCAACCTGGCCTACACCCGCTACGTGCTCGAGCGCGGCTTTTCGGGCGATGTGCTCGATCTGCAGGTAGCCCTGGCGCCCTGCATCGTGGGCTATGCCGAGATCGGCCGGGCCCTGCATGCGCAGTTTGCCGAAACGCTGCCGCAGAATCCCTATCGGGACTGGATCGAAACCTACGCCGGTGAGGCCTACCAGCAGGTGGCCCGAAATGCCATCCTGCAACTGGACCGCCTGGCGGCCCGTCGGCTGACCGAGGCGCGCTTCCCTGAGCTGGTCGAGACCTTCCGCCAGGCCACCCGGCTCGAAGTCGCCTTCTGGGACATGGGTCTGACGCAGAGCTTCTGA
- the pgeF gene encoding peptidoglycan editing factor PgeF, translating to MGQTRSTVQVAEAVRWLRPTFAEAFPELIAGFSLRHGGVSAPPFATLNLGLSTGDRPEHVQENRRRLAEAAGFDVERLALAGQVHGAKVRVVETPGLYPGYDGLVTTAADLVLGITAADCAAVLLYDPQRRVLGACHAGWRGVVGGIVAATIAAMRELGAQPAALHVYVSPCIGPAHFEVGEEVAARFEPEVVRRRPEWPRPHVDLKQAIVRRLLQEGVPETQIEVAPHDTAACTADFFSYRAEGGRTGRMLGFIGRRA from the coding sequence ATGGGACAGACACGATCGACCGTCCAGGTCGCCGAAGCGGTTCGCTGGCTTCGGCCGACGTTTGCGGAGGCGTTTCCCGAGCTGATTGCAGGCTTCAGCCTGCGCCACGGCGGGGTCAGCGCACCGCCGTTCGCCACGCTGAATCTCGGGCTCAGCACGGGCGACCGGCCGGAGCACGTGCAGGAGAACCGCCGACGGCTGGCCGAGGCCGCGGGTTTCGACGTAGAGCGGCTGGCGCTGGCCGGACAGGTGCACGGGGCAAAGGTGCGCGTGGTGGAGACGCCGGGCCTGTATCCGGGCTACGACGGACTGGTGACGACGGCTGCCGACCTGGTGCTGGGCATCACAGCCGCCGACTGTGCCGCCGTGCTGCTGTATGATCCGCAGCGTCGGGTGCTGGGCGCCTGCCATGCCGGCTGGCGGGGCGTGGTCGGTGGCATCGTGGCGGCGACCATCGCGGCCATGCGGGAGCTGGGCGCGCAGCCGGCGGCGCTCCACGTGTACGTGAGCCCCTGCATCGGGCCGGCGCATTTCGAGGTCGGCGAAGAGGTGGCCGCCCGGTTCGAGCCCGAGGTGGTACGCCGGCGGCCGGAGTGGCCCCGCCCGCACGTCGATCTGAAGCAGGCCATCGTGCGACGGCTGCTGCAGGAAGGCGTTCCGGAGACGCAGATCGAGGTGGCCCCGCACGACACGGCCGCCTGCACGGCCGACTTTTTCTCCTACCGGGCCGAAGGCGGACGCACCGGCCGTATGCTGGGCTTCATCGGACGTCGGGCATAG
- a CDS encoding OmpA/MotB family protein, with protein MKPRSYGVLLLCGLLVSGCATQRALVEQQAAHIAQLQDSLAVLRDSLAFYDYIDSGRYDQDMRSLRETVDRLRYELAVCRDGGLRVAVELADDLFAPASATLTDRGRRRLDALAERLARFPEHRFRIEGYTDNVPIGDRLKERFPSNWELAAARAATVARYFIEAHGLDPERFEVVSYGPTRPIGPNDTPEGRRLNRRVVIRALPPLEEAP; from the coding sequence ATGAAGCCTCGTAGCTACGGCGTCCTGCTCCTCTGCGGTCTGCTGGTGAGCGGCTGCGCCACGCAACGGGCGCTGGTGGAGCAGCAGGCGGCCCATATCGCCCAATTGCAGGATTCGCTGGCCGTGCTGCGCGACTCGCTCGCCTTCTACGACTACATCGACTCGGGCCGCTACGATCAGGACATGCGCTCGCTGCGCGAGACGGTCGATCGGCTGCGCTACGAACTGGCCGTCTGCCGGGACGGCGGCCTGCGCGTGGCCGTCGAGCTGGCCGACGATCTGTTCGCTCCCGCCAGTGCCACGCTGACCGATCGGGGCCGCCGACGCCTGGACGCGCTGGCCGAGCGGCTCGCCCGCTTCCCGGAGCACCGCTTCCGCATCGAAGGCTATACGGACAACGTGCCCATCGGCGATCGCCTGAAGGAACGCTTTCCCAGCAACTGGGAACTGGCGGCCGCGCGGGCCGCCACCGTAGCCCGGTATTTCATCGAAGCGCACGGTCTCGATCCCGAGCGCTTCGAGGTGGTCTCCTACGGTCCCACGCGACCGATCGGCCCGAACGACACGCCCGAAGGCCGCCGGCTCAATCGCCGCGTGGTCATCCGGGCGCTTCCTCCGCTCGAAGAGGCGCCGTAG
- a CDS encoding SDR family oxidoreductase: MDLRDRIVFITGASSGIGAACAEAFARIGARLLLCARRLDRLEQLAEHLRRTYNADVHIFALDVRDAAAVQQAIDNLPENWQAIEVLVNNAGLSRALDPVYANKIEDIDLMVDTNVKGLLYVTRAVVPGMLARGRGHVINIGSIAGHEVYPGGTVYCATKHAVGAITRGLKLDLHGTPIRVSTVDPGMVGETEFSLVRFDGDAERAARVYEGTRPLTPADVAEAVVWCATRPPHVNIAEIILMPTDQSSATLIARRTHEAS, translated from the coding sequence ATGGACTTACGAGACCGCATTGTCTTCATCACAGGGGCTTCTTCTGGCATCGGCGCAGCCTGCGCCGAGGCGTTTGCGCGGATCGGGGCCCGGTTGCTGCTCTGCGCCCGACGGCTGGACCGGCTGGAGCAACTGGCCGAACACCTGCGGCGCACGTACAACGCCGACGTGCACATTTTCGCGCTGGACGTGCGTGATGCGGCGGCCGTTCAGCAGGCCATCGACAACCTTCCCGAAAACTGGCAGGCCATCGAAGTGCTGGTCAACAATGCCGGGCTTTCGCGGGCGCTCGATCCGGTCTATGCCAACAAGATCGAAGACATCGACCTGATGGTCGATACGAACGTCAAGGGCCTGCTCTACGTCACGCGGGCCGTGGTACCGGGCATGCTGGCGCGCGGACGCGGGCACGTGATCAACATCGGGTCGATTGCAGGGCACGAGGTCTATCCGGGCGGAACAGTCTACTGCGCCACCAAGCATGCCGTGGGGGCCATTACGCGCGGCCTCAAGCTGGATCTGCACGGCACGCCGATCCGCGTCTCGACGGTCGATCCGGGCATGGTGGGCGAGACGGAATTCAGTCTGGTGCGCTTCGACGGCGACGCCGAGCGGGCCGCCCGCGTCTACGAAGGCACCCGGCCGCTCACGCCCGCCGACGTGGCCGAGGCCGTGGTCTGGTGCGCCACACGCCCGCCCCATGTCAACATTGCCGAGATTATCTTGATGCCCACGGATCAGTCCTCGGCCACCCTGATTGCCCGACGCACGCATGAAGCCTCGTAG
- a CDS encoding choice-of-anchor B family protein: MCRQAITGLLGLLLPLAALAQTVQSPLLPVTGQAVACVDGRAAGFSCNSVTLLSFLPLAAIDGDFSQDDTTAVEANDIWGWVDPETDRRYALVGLSNGVAVVEVTDPVRPRLAAFLPEPSHDHAHKTRPARTAHEGASPWRDIKTYGPYALVVSDNNPGHGLQVFDLRQLQTLSQTPVVLEPVAHYHGFGTAHNVVVNEATGFAYAVGVREHPDSLQHCDYGYHAVDVSDPLHPRFAGCFKSSLGGLVGPGYTHDAQCVVYQGPDPDYQGREICIGADETGVGILDVTDKANVREIAAIRYPDVGYAHQGWLDEAQRYFYLGDELDELRGLVPRTRTLIFDLADLDHPRLAAEYLAATSVIDHNLFVRGNLLFQANYTAGLRVLDISDREHPVETGFFDTYPWGDPVKFAGAWGVYPYLPDDVVLVSSIGEGLFVLRPAMTTTASDLIPEASRVGLSVPTPHPWRTTTRLWLRVDRPQQVRVRLLDLLGRTVQEVYRGVVEPTQPVRLVLQGALAPGLYLIRAEGETFTDVRPVVRVR; encoded by the coding sequence ATGTGCCGTCAAGCGATCACAGGGCTGCTCGGGTTGTTGTTGCCGCTCGCGGCTTTGGCGCAGACCGTGCAGAGTCCGCTGCTACCCGTGACCGGACAGGCGGTGGCGTGCGTGGACGGGCGAGCCGCCGGCTTTTCCTGCAACAGCGTTACGCTGCTGTCTTTTCTGCCGCTGGCCGCCATCGACGGCGACTTTTCGCAGGATGATACGACGGCGGTCGAAGCCAATGACATCTGGGGCTGGGTGGACCCGGAAACCGACCGCCGTTACGCGCTGGTGGGGTTGAGCAACGGGGTGGCGGTGGTGGAGGTGACCGATCCGGTGCGGCCGCGCCTGGCGGCGTTTCTGCCCGAGCCGTCCCATGACCACGCGCACAAGACTCGACCGGCCCGCACGGCGCACGAAGGCGCCAGCCCCTGGCGCGACATCAAGACCTATGGCCCCTATGCACTCGTGGTGAGCGACAACAACCCGGGCCATGGGCTGCAGGTGTTCGATCTGCGCCAGCTCCAGACGCTTTCGCAGACGCCGGTCGTGCTGGAACCGGTGGCGCATTATCACGGCTTCGGTACCGCCCACAACGTGGTGGTGAACGAAGCGACCGGCTTCGCCTATGCCGTGGGCGTGCGCGAACATCCCGATTCGCTGCAGCACTGCGACTACGGCTATCACGCCGTGGACGTGTCGGATCCGCTGCATCCGCGCTTTGCCGGGTGCTTCAAGTCGTCGCTGGGAGGGCTGGTAGGGCCGGGCTACACGCACGACGCGCAATGCGTGGTGTATCAGGGACCGGATCCCGACTACCAGGGCCGCGAGATCTGCATCGGGGCCGATGAAACGGGCGTGGGCATACTGGACGTGACGGACAAGGCGAACGTGCGGGAGATTGCGGCCATCCGGTACCCGGACGTTGGCTATGCGCATCAGGGGTGGCTCGACGAAGCCCAGCGCTACTTCTATCTGGGCGATGAGCTGGACGAACTAAGAGGGCTGGTACCCCGAACGCGCACGCTGATCTTCGATCTGGCCGATCTGGACCATCCCCGTCTGGCGGCCGAATACCTGGCCGCCACGTCGGTCATCGACCACAACCTGTTCGTGCGGGGCAACCTGCTCTTCCAGGCCAATTATACCGCCGGACTCCGGGTGCTGGACATCTCGGATCGGGAGCATCCGGTGGAGACTGGATTCTTCGACACGTATCCCTGGGGCGATCCAGTCAAGTTTGCCGGCGCCTGGGGCGTGTACCCATATCTGCCCGACGACGTCGTGCTGGTCAGCAGCATCGGAGAAGGACTGTTCGTGCTCCGGCCGGCGATGACGACCACGGCCTCCGATCTGATCCCCGAGGCGTCACGTGTGGGCCTTTCGGTGCCGACGCCTCATCCGTGGCGGACGACCACGCGGCTCTGGCTCCGGGTGGACCGGCCGCAGCAGGTGCGGGTGCGGTTGCTGGATCTGCTGGGGCGCACGGTGCAGGAGGTGTATCGTGGCGTCGTGGAGCCGACGCAGCCGGTACGGCTTGTACTGCAGGGCGCGCTGGCACCCGGACTGTATCTGATCCGGGCCGAGGGCGAAACATTCACCGACGTGCGTCCGGTGGTGCGGGTGCGCTGA
- a CDS encoding DUF368 domain-containing protein codes for MRLPLRTAIRSFLAGLLMGAADVVPGVSGGTMALVVGIYEQLVAAVHQVFQALLLAVRGRLADAWQHFRRIPWGFLVPLVLGIGTAILSAARLILHLLAAYPVQMRGLFFGLITGSLLLPWLRLQQRTLREGLLALGGAVVAFLLVGIPPRVVPDPALWQVFGAAAVAICAMILPGVSGAFLLLVLGFYEPTLQALTRHHLPYLLVFALGAATGLGLFSRLLHYLIRHHHDATMAVLVGLMAGSLRALWPWIDEMRRLRLPDGSDPVGSVLLLALGGLLFVGALTWWERRQPHSVAR; via the coding sequence ATGCGTTTGCCTCTGCGCACCGCAATTCGTTCGTTTCTGGCCGGGCTGCTGATGGGCGCGGCCGACGTCGTCCCCGGTGTCAGCGGCGGCACGATGGCGCTGGTGGTGGGCATCTATGAGCAGCTCGTGGCGGCCGTGCACCAGGTCTTTCAGGCGCTCTTGCTGGCCGTCCGCGGACGCCTGGCCGACGCCTGGCAGCACTTCCGACGCATTCCCTGGGGGTTTCTCGTGCCGCTCGTGCTGGGCATCGGCACGGCCATCCTCAGCGCAGCGCGGCTGATTCTGCACCTGCTGGCCGCCTATCCGGTGCAGATGCGGGGGTTGTTCTTCGGGCTGATCACCGGATCGCTTCTGCTTCCCTGGTTGCGCCTGCAGCAACGCACGCTGCGTGAAGGGCTGCTGGCGCTCGGCGGCGCCGTGGTGGCCTTCCTGCTCGTGGGCATTCCGCCCCGCGTGGTGCCCGATCCGGCACTCTGGCAGGTCTTCGGGGCGGCCGCTGTGGCCATCTGCGCCATGATCCTGCCCGGCGTCAGCGGCGCCTTCCTGCTGCTCGTGCTGGGCTTCTACGAACCCACGTTGCAGGCGCTCACCCGACACCACCTGCCCTACCTGCTGGTCTTCGCACTGGGTGCGGCCACCGGACTGGGCCTGTTTTCGCGTCTGCTGCACTACCTGATCCGCCACCATCACGACGCCACCATGGCCGTGCTGGTGGGTCTGATGGCCGGCTCGCTCCGGGCGCTCTGGCCCTGGATCGACGAAATGCGCCGTCTCCGGTTGCCCGACGGGTCCGATCCGGTAGGAAGCGTGCTGTTGCTGGCGCTGGGCGGCCTGCTGTTCGTCGGCGCCCTGACCTGGTGGGAGCGGCGCCAGCCCCACTCTGTAGCCCGCTGA
- a CDS encoding tetratricopeptide repeat protein, producing MSFFEFGFDDADDALDPSHIEQLVAAYEAQGSSAYFDSDTLEEIATYYYERGRFEDALGVIDRLLALHPTASDAWMRRGILLSHLGRHEEALQAYERALSLNPTDTETLVNLGITLDNLGRFEEALQAYERALQIDPLNDEIYYNLGITLERMDRLEEAVQALEEAARLNPDHPEVWYELGFCYDRLGDDERSLACYDRHLELDPYSADAWYNRGIVLNRMGRYREAVESYDYAIAIQEDFGSAWYNRGNALTNLGDLRGAIESYEKVLEIEGGDPATYYNIALAYEELQEYETAIQYFQLALEEDPAYAEAWYGLGCCYDALERFEEAIACMERAVTLQPETSEFWYAKADCEYNARRLQDALQSYRRVIELDPQNRDAWLDYAETLLEAGYVEEALQAYRQALTLNPDARAYIRQARALLALGRSEEGIRSLKMALRLDPSAKDELPEFYRDASIRRQLGLDG from the coding sequence ATGAGCTTCTTTGAATTCGGCTTCGATGACGCCGACGACGCGCTGGACCCCAGCCACATCGAACAGCTGGTGGCGGCCTACGAAGCGCAGGGTTCGTCGGCGTATTTCGATTCGGATACACTGGAAGAGATTGCCACCTACTACTACGAGCGCGGGCGTTTCGAGGACGCACTGGGCGTGATCGATCGTCTGCTGGCGCTGCATCCCACGGCCTCGGATGCCTGGATGCGCCGGGGTATTCTACTCAGCCATCTGGGACGACACGAAGAAGCGCTGCAGGCCTACGAGCGGGCGCTTTCGCTCAATCCCACCGACACGGAAACGCTCGTCAACCTGGGCATCACGCTGGACAATCTGGGGCGCTTCGAGGAGGCGCTGCAGGCCTACGAACGGGCCTTGCAGATCGATCCGCTGAACGACGAGATCTACTACAATCTGGGCATCACGCTGGAGCGCATGGATCGCCTGGAGGAGGCGGTTCAGGCGCTGGAAGAAGCCGCCCGGCTCAATCCTGATCATCCTGAGGTCTGGTACGAACTGGGCTTCTGCTACGATCGGTTGGGCGACGACGAGCGCAGCCTGGCCTGCTACGATCGGCATCTGGAACTGGACCCCTACTCGGCCGATGCCTGGTACAACCGGGGCATCGTGCTCAACCGCATGGGTCGCTACCGGGAGGCCGTCGAGTCGTACGACTATGCCATTGCCATTCAGGAGGACTTTGGCTCGGCCTGGTACAACCGGGGCAATGCGCTGACCAACCTGGGAGATCTCCGGGGCGCCATCGAAAGCTACGAGAAAGTGCTGGAAATCGAGGGCGGCGACCCGGCCACCTACTACAACATCGCGCTGGCCTACGAAGAGCTGCAGGAGTACGAGACGGCCATTCAGTACTTCCAGCTTGCCCTGGAAGAAGACCCGGCCTATGCGGAGGCCTGGTACGGGCTGGGCTGCTGCTATGATGCACTGGAGCGCTTCGAAGAGGCCATCGCCTGCATGGAGCGGGCCGTCACGCTGCAGCCGGAGACCAGCGAGTTCTGGTACGCCAAGGCCGACTGCGAGTACAACGCCCGGCGCCTGCAGGATGCGCTCCAGTCCTACCGCCGGGTGATCGAGCTCGATCCGCAGAACCGCGACGCCTGGCTCGACTACGCCGAGACGCTCCTCGAAGCCGGCTACGTCGAGGAGGCGCTGCAGGCCTATCGTCAGGCGCTGACGCTCAACCCGGACGCCCGCGCCTACATCCGCCAGGCCCGGGCACTGCTGGCACTGGGGCGCTCGGAAGAGGGCATTCGCTCGCTGAAGATGGCGCTCCGGCTGGATCCCTCGGCCAAGGACGAGCTGCCGGAGTTCTACCGGGATGCTTCGATCCGACGGCAGCTCGGTCTGGACGGCTAA
- the tmk gene encoding dTMP kinase: MLISFEGIDGCGKSTQARLLAQRLETAGYRTLLVREPGGTELSERIRGLLLDPALDIDPFAELLLFSAARRQLVVERIRPALQAGYIVLCDRFYDSTTAYQGGGRGVVELAWLRDFNRRVTDGLVPDRTYWLDVPLEVALARRDQAGDPDRMERADPAFFERVRATYAQLATEEPDRILRLDATASIETLHETIWNDVQRLLPPTGTRPPGVGSSTDRSG; this comes from the coding sequence ATGCTGATCAGCTTCGAAGGCATCGACGGGTGTGGCAAAAGCACGCAGGCCCGGCTGCTGGCGCAGCGGCTGGAGACGGCCGGCTACCGGACGCTGCTGGTGCGCGAGCCGGGCGGCACCGAGCTGTCGGAGCGCATCCGTGGGCTGCTGCTCGACCCGGCGCTGGACATTGACCCTTTCGCCGAACTGCTGCTGTTTTCGGCCGCCCGACGGCAACTGGTGGTGGAACGGATCCGTCCGGCCCTCCAGGCCGGCTACATCGTGCTGTGCGACCGCTTTTACGACTCGACCACGGCCTACCAGGGTGGCGGCCGCGGCGTGGTGGAACTGGCCTGGCTCCGGGACTTCAACCGGCGCGTGACCGACGGCCTCGTGCCCGATCGCACCTACTGGCTGGACGTGCCGCTGGAGGTGGCGCTGGCTCGCCGAGACCAGGCGGGCGACCCGGACCGCATGGAACGGGCGGATCCGGCCTTCTTCGAGCGCGTGCGCGCCACCTACGCGCAACTGGCCACCGAGGAACCCGACCGCATCCTGCGCCTAGACGCGACGGCCAGCATCGAGACGCTTCACGAAACGATCTGGAACGACGTGCAGCGGCTGCTGCCACCGACCGGAACACGCCCTCCCGGCGTCGGTTCTTCTACCGACCGTAGCGGTTGA
- a CDS encoding Fur family transcriptional regulator has translation MSVSPQQLEEVKNIFRAFLKQRGQRQTPERFAVLEEIYSTSDHVDADELYLRLQQKGARVSRATVYNTLELLLECDLVVKHQFGTNQAKYERAYSYWQHDHLICLDCGELFEFCDPRIQSIQEMVAEIYQFDIRHHALNFYGHCRRENCPNRPAAGREALATARKPEAPAGAKESA, from the coding sequence ATGTCTGTTTCCCCACAACAGCTCGAAGAAGTCAAAAACATCTTCCGGGCGTTTCTGAAGCAGCGCGGGCAGCGGCAGACGCCGGAGCGCTTTGCCGTGCTCGAGGAGATTTATTCGACGAGTGACCACGTCGATGCCGACGAACTCTACCTGCGGCTCCAGCAGAAGGGCGCGCGGGTGAGCCGGGCTACCGTTTACAACACGCTCGAACTGTTGCTCGAATGCGATCTGGTGGTCAAGCACCAGTTCGGCACCAATCAGGCCAAGTACGAGCGTGCCTACAGCTACTGGCAGCACGACCACCTCATCTGCCTCGACTGCGGCGAGCTGTTCGAATTCTGCGATCCGCGCATTCAGAGCATCCAGGAGATGGTGGCGGAAATCTATCAGTTCGACATCCGCCATCACGCCCTGAACTTCTACGGCCACTGCCGCCGCGAGAACTGCCCGAATCGCCCGGCCGCCGGCCGTGAGGCGCTGGCTACGGCCAGAAAGCCCGAAGCGCCCGCCGGTGCGAAGGAGTCCGCGTAG
- a CDS encoding cytochrome c oxidase subunit I — translation MAGLLLSGTYDAEGFRTCSVTGLRIHRDVERYVKLFALTAVVALLIGGISAIFVALTRWEVIGLADPPAFYKWLSIHAWNLLIFWMVFMEVAILYIGGPLVLGRPLPAPRLAGIGYFVMLVAALMINHAIATTEAPDSAPLLTSYAPLPSPPLFYLGVILFILGVIVAALPFFITIWQEKQEYPNRSLPLVSFGAFITSIIALEALLGGLITYIPTFLWRIGVVEHIDAAWYRQMYWIIGHGSQQINLAAMITVWYFLTHVVGGAEVVSEKLSRTAFILYLFFINMGAAHHLLADPGVHMSWKHWNTSYAVYGAVLASMIHAFAIPAGLEAGRRKRGLGSQGLFGWLWSAPWGNPVFSATALGIIMFGFIGGISGVVMGQTQLNLTWHNTLGVPGHFHGTVVLGTTLTFMALVYFALPVLFNRDLAFKPLARIQPYFYAVAMGLATIMMIYLGVIYGVPRRHPSVMSFPGTDFSFAAASPLFAIFGVAAILAIIAGASFLLVAVGSLLFGKRVENPALVMPPLISGGSDDRPIHEYSMQGTFTLTLIFLAVFAIVYAVNWYLLGRLWAIG, via the coding sequence ATGGCTGGCCTGCTCCTTTCCGGAACGTATGACGCCGAGGGCTTCCGGACGTGCTCGGTCACCGGGTTGCGTATTCACCGGGACGTCGAGCGCTACGTGAAGCTGTTTGCGCTGACTGCCGTCGTGGCGCTGCTGATCGGCGGCATCTCGGCCATCTTCGTGGCGCTCACGCGCTGGGAGGTGATCGGCCTGGCCGATCCGCCCGCCTTTTACAAGTGGCTCAGCATCCATGCCTGGAATCTGCTGATTTTCTGGATGGTCTTCATGGAAGTGGCCATCCTGTACATTGGCGGGCCGCTGGTGCTGGGCCGGCCGCTTCCAGCGCCCAGACTGGCCGGGATCGGCTACTTCGTGATGCTGGTGGCGGCGCTGATGATCAACCATGCCATCGCCACTACCGAAGCGCCCGACAGTGCGCCGTTGCTGACCTCGTACGCCCCGCTGCCCTCGCCGCCGCTGTTCTACCTGGGCGTCATCCTGTTCATCCTGGGCGTGATCGTGGCGGCACTGCCGTTTTTCATCACGATCTGGCAGGAAAAACAGGAGTATCCGAACCGTTCGCTCCCGCTGGTCAGCTTCGGCGCGTTCATCACGTCGATCATTGCGCTGGAGGCATTGCTGGGCGGACTGATCACCTACATTCCCACGTTCCTCTGGCGTATTGGCGTGGTGGAGCACATCGACGCGGCATGGTACCGGCAGATGTACTGGATCATCGGTCATGGTAGCCAGCAGATCAACCTGGCGGCCATGATCACGGTCTGGTACTTCCTGACGCATGTGGTGGGCGGCGCCGAGGTCGTCAGCGAAAAGCTCTCGCGGACGGCCTTCATCCTGTATCTGTTCTTCATCAACATGGGCGCGGCGCATCACCTGCTGGCCGATCCGGGCGTGCACATGAGCTGGAAGCACTGGAACACGTCCTACGCGGTCTACGGCGCCGTGCTGGCCAGCATGATCCACGCCTTTGCCATCCCGGCGGGACTGGAGGCCGGACGTCGCAAGCGGGGTCTCGGCAGCCAGGGTCTTTTCGGCTGGCTCTGGTCGGCCCCCTGGGGCAACCCGGTCTTTTCGGCCACCGCGCTGGGCATCATCATGTTCGGTTTCATCGGGGGCATTTCGGGCGTGGTCATGGGCCAGACCCAGCTCAACCTGACCTGGCACAACACGCTGGGTGTGCCGGGGCACTTCCACGGCACCGTGGTGCTGGGGACCACGCTGACGTTCATGGCGCTCGTGTACTTTGCGCTGCCAGTCCTGTTCAACCGGGACCTGGCCTTCAAGCCGCTGGCCCGCATTCAGCCCTACTTCTATGCGGTGGCCATGGGGCTGGCCACGATCATGATGATTTATCTGGGCGTGATCTACGGCGTGCCCCGTCGCCATCCGTCGGTGATGAGCTTCCCGGGCACGGACTTCAGCTTTGCCGCGGCCTCCCCGCTGTTTGCCATCTTCGGCGTGGCTGCGATTCTGGCCATCATCGCCGGAGCCAGCTTCCTGCTGGTGGCCGTGGGGTCGCTGCTTTTCGGGAAGCGCGTCGAGAACCCGGCGCTGGTGATGCCCCCGCTGATCTCCGGCGGCAGCGACGACAGGCCGATTCATGAATACTCGATGCAGGGGACGTTCACCCTGACGCTCATTTTCCTGGCCGTATTTGCCATCGTCTATGCGGTGAACTGGTATCTGCTGGGTCGCCTGTGGGCGATTGGCTGA
- a CDS encoding cytochrome c oxidase subunit II yields the protein MSSPLKPLEGNWWGIPANRYEKLWVQISVVWGLILFGWMVGWSFFGNQNQHGPTYRIEPATYRAKLAAYREASTATEQGLRPAGEDVYIAAMRYGFDGLPVILKAGKTYRLHLTSYDVQHGFSIRPEHALSKQVTFQLLPGYEWVIPMRFDEPGVYHVICNEFCGIGHRTMHGIFIVEE from the coding sequence ATGAGCTCGCCGCTGAAACCACTGGAAGGGAACTGGTGGGGCATTCCGGCCAACCGCTACGAGAAGCTCTGGGTTCAGATCAGTGTGGTGTGGGGGCTGATTCTGTTCGGCTGGATGGTCGGCTGGAGCTTCTTCGGCAACCAGAACCAGCACGGCCCCACCTATCGGATCGAGCCGGCCACCTACCGGGCCAAACTCGCCGCCTATCGCGAGGCCAGCACGGCCACCGAGCAGGGGTTGCGCCCGGCCGGTGAGGACGTGTACATCGCGGCCATGCGGTACGGCTTCGACGGGCTGCCCGTGATCCTGAAGGCCGGCAAGACCTATCGGCTGCACCTGACCAGCTACGACGTGCAGCACGGATTTTCCATTCGGCCCGAGCATGCGCTCAGTAAGCAGGTCACGTTTCAGCTGCTGCCCGGCTACGAATGGGTGATTCCCATGCGCTTCGACGAGCCGGGCGTCTATCACGTGATCTGCAACGAGTTCTGCGGCATCGGGCACCGCACCATGCATGGCATTTTCATCGTGGAGGAATGA